The following proteins are encoded in a genomic region of Cryptococcus gattii WM276 chromosome I, complete sequence:
- a CDS encoding uncharacterized protein (Similar to TIGR gene model, INSD accession AAW43176.1), with amino-acid sequence MSSKSQQPPTGLSKSAAKKRSKKAAKQSQNPQPQSAPQTSSQTPASVPPLPPTSVPDPLDPAFFNFPGPGSYPIDVQYDDTAYYGPVDVPLSQGNFPGSYSIDYNLSLQNGSQIAGLSAPFNITHDDLISAANELYKRMADPEFGSDDAYWSSLPPHIRQFIRDAVPFTGSISQSTPGTTSSQRTMYQMAQQIVQAASQGMGLGHGMSANLMPGINTNARPFSSPQQTIGEEFGFHRHPDTREEEYDDEEEIEEDHGHPAANGDAPKKKNKKKKKKGANAAAVPTSVEPPAPLPPLPPPSTLSKIPRAPALVPQPQPPGHQPQPLSQQPPSLNPPPPPTPAPAPTPTPPSSRAAGKQPMGTNPPVNPPARSARAAGKAPASAAPPHNAHAGHSHNHPPAAKPPPKGKSPATAPPAKIWTQSSAEDRENIRVFWLGLSEAERRDLLRIEKDAVLKKMKEQHRHSCGCAVCGRKKVNIEMELDQLYEQYYDELRSYAAEQRVAANGLRPPPNGAGPFPGSVEVDANGTVTQYDHRAPELHDHDPDDLDGEESEEYDDDDDYADDDELDDDDIGTDEADVGDEIDEPPPPPPVTHRQQPRRPPVKASSRSEGGDDFLSFGSNLATIKGGILTIADDMLKNDGTKFLEMMEQLAIRRSVREEQNLRDMQEETDEEEEEEDDDESRDEPMTEKERAEEGKRMFQIFAARMFEQRVLQAYRERVAKQREEQLLRELEEEEDSKRAKEEKKAKEAQKKKDKKKAQKQKAEEERLAREAALEEEKRQAKLRKEEAERERIRRQEEERVRREAVKRAAQEEAQRQALERKRRQQEEKEREEEAARKKREREEKAKKEREAREKELKEKEKEKERKERETKAAREKAEKERIARETFEKAERDRMAKEAKEKAEKNRQEKLEAARMEKLRKEQATKKEREAVEQAKIIAAQQAQRERAAKAEQNTVDKAAAERVSAARVAPVTATAPALATLGLKSPSKGSTPQSVPPVPQLSPAKGAARPIASATPVRPMQKTPTAYYPQPVPPAGVASFPRMPLAQNFGPPGLRPTYSTGSPAFSPPHANGSSISPNPPSRGFTDPSPPGFEHSLRTAPIGVGFPPVKPSGRIPSAADDAFSPTVPVSRSLSSAGEIGSLISGSATPDDYRPTPPAPIAPPNLGPIGRPSFSDGQTSGLNALRSSSPPSDRVLGSAALGADDEIVQPQQRRPTTSWDMPTAAPGSGRWSASPSIWGSGDPTPASGWGAPAGMPTVGERPGPPPGLSLSPGAGASVLGQRQPSFGGIGSSFAGVGAVGSVIGGGMGVTVGSGLVQGHVGGGGYSQGLFSPQQQQQQQLQLQLQLQQQQQQQQ; translated from the exons ATGTCCTCCAAGTCGCAGCAGCCACCCACCGGCCTCTCAAAGTCGGCAGCCAAAAAGCGCTCAAAGAAGGCGGCAAAGCAGTCTCAGAATCCTCAGCCACAGTCAGCACCACAGACGTCCTCTCAAACACCTGCCTCTGttcctcctctccctcccaCCTCTGTCCCAGATCCTCTTGATCCCGCATTCTTCAATTTTCCAGGTCCTGGTTCGTATCCCATTGACGTTCAATACGACGATACTGCGTACTACGGCCCAGTCGACGTGCCCCTCAGCCAAGGCAATTTTCCAGGCTCCTATTCTATCGACTATAATCTTTCACTTCAAAACGGTAGTCAGATCGCCGGTTTGTCAGCTCCGTTCAACATCACCCACGACGATCTCATCTCCGCTGCCAACGAGCTTTATAAGAGAATGGCAGACCCGGAATTTGGATCAGACGATGCCTATTGGTCTTCTTTGCCGCCGCATATCCGACAGTTCATCCGTGATGCCGTGCCATTTACCGGTTCCATAAGTCAGAGCACACCAGGAACTACTTCGAGCCAAAGGACAATGTACCAGATGGCACAGCAAATAGTACAAGCCGCTAGCCAAGGGATGGGCTTGGGTCACGGAATGAGTGCAAATCTCATGCCTGGGATAAATACCAATGCCCGGCCgttttcttctcctcaacAGACCATAGGAGAAGAATTTGGATTCCATCGTCATCCTGATAcgagagaagaagagtacgatgatgaagaggagatcGAAGAGGACCACGGGCATCCCGCCGCGAACGGGGATGCGCCCAAGAAGAaaaacaagaagaagaaaaaaaagggagCAAACGCTGCTGCTGTACCTACCTCAGTAGAGCCGCctgctcctcttcctccccttccGCCGCCGTCTACTCTTTCAAAGATCCCTCGCGCGCCCGCGCTTGTGCCCCAGCCTCAGCCTCCTGGACATCAACCCCAACCTCTCTCGCAACAACCGCCCTCACTcaatcctcctccacctcccACACCTGCTCCAGCTCCTACTCCTACGCCTCCTAGTTCTCGTGCAGCAGGCAAGCAGCCCATGGGAACCAACCCTCCTGTTAATCCCCCTGCTCGATCAGCTCGTGCGGCCGGCAAAGCACCGGCTAGTGCGGCCCCTCCACACAACGCACACGCAGGTCACAGCCACAATCACCCGCCGGCTGCCAAGCCTCCTCCCAAGGGCAAATCTCCTGCCACAGCACCTCCAGCCAAGATATGGACGCAGTCTTCAGCTGAAGACCGAGAAAATATCAGGGTATTCTGGCTTGGACTGTCAGAAGCCGAGCGTCGAGACTTGTTACGTATAGAAAAAGATGCGGTCTTAAAAAAAATGAAGGAGCAGCATCGACATTCATGTGGCTGTGCAGTTTGCGGCAGGAAGAAGGTTAACATCGAAATGGAGCTTGATCAATTATACGAGCAGTATTATGATGAGCTTCGTTCATACGCAGCCGAACAGCGAGTCGCCGCTAATGGTCTTCGTCCACCTCCAAATGGTGCCGGCCCTTTCCCAGGAAGTGTTGAGGTCGACGCCAATGGTACCGTTACTCAATATGATCATCGAGCGCCGGAGCTGCATGATCATGATCCAGACGATCTTGATGGCGAAGAAAGCGAGGAatatgatgatgacgacgatTATGCGGACGATGATGAATTGGACGATGATGACATCGGAACAGATGAGGCTGATGTCGGGGATGAGATTGATGaacctcctcctcctccgcctGTCACTCATCGTCAGCAGCCTAGGCGACCTCCTGTGAAAGCCTCTTCCCGATCTGAGGGTGGGGATGATTTCTTGTCTTTCGGATCTAACCTGGCGACCATCAAAG GAGGTATACTCACCATTGCGGATGATATGCTCAAGAACGACGGCACCAAATTTTTGGAAATGATGGAACAGCTAGCGATTCGGAGATCTGTAAGGGAAGAGCAAAATTTGAGGGATATGCAGGAAGAAAcagatgaggaggaggaagaggaagatgatgatgagagtCGAGA CGAGCCTATGACCGAGAAGGAGCGAGCAGAAGAAGGTAAACGAATGTTCCAAATCTTTGCTGCCCGAATGTTCGAACAGCGCGTACTGCAAGCTTATCGCGAGCGGGTCGCAAAGCAGCGCGAAGAACAGTTGCTTCGTgagctggaggaagaagaggattCAAAGCGTGCtaaagaggagaagaaagcCAAGGAAGCACAGAAAAAGaaagacaagaagaa GGCGCAAAAGCAAAAGGCTGAGGAAGAGCGCCTTGCTCGCGAAGCGGCActggaagaggagaaaagGCAAGCCAAGCTTcgcaaagaagaagcagagCGAGAACGCATACGAAgacaggaagaagagcgtGTTCGACGCGAAGCCGTGAAGCGTGCTGCCCAGGAAGAAGCACAGCGTCAAGCGCTGGAACGTAAGAGAAGGCAGCAGGAGGAGAAAGAACGGGAAGAGGAGGCTGCAAGGAAAAAGCGCGAACGCGAGGAGAAGGCTAAGAAAGAGCGAGAAGCGAGAGAGAAAGAGctgaaggagaaggaaaaggaaaaggagaggaaagaaCGTGAAACTAAGGCTGCGAGGGAAAAAGCcgaaaaggaaaggatAGCGAGAGAGACCTTTGAAAAGGCCGAAAGGGATCGAATGGCGAAAGAAGCCAAGGAAAAAGCTGAGAAAAATCGTCAGGAGAAACTGGAAGCCGCTCGGATGGAAAAACTGAGGAAAGAGCAGGCAACCAAAAAAGAGCGAGAAGCGGTTGAGCAAGCAAAAATTATTGCTGCTCAACAAGCACAACGCGAACGTGCTGCTAAAGCTGAACAGAACACTGTCGACAAAGCAGCTGCCGAGCGGGTTTCCGCTGCTCGCGTGGCCCCTGTTACTGCAACTGCGCCAGCATTAGCGACTTTGGGCCTTAAATCTCCCTCAAAGGGTTCTACTCCGCAGTCTGTACCCCCTGTCCCTCAACTGTCGCCTGCTAAAGGAGCCGCTCGTCCGATCGCCAGTGCCACTCCAGTGCGACCGATGCAGAAAACACCCACGGCGTACTATCCACAGCCTGTTCCTCCTGCTGGTGTTGCTAGCTTCCCCAGAATGCCTTTGGCTCAAAACTTCGGTCCTCCTGGCCTCCGGCCCACCTATTCCACTGGGTCGCCTGCCTTTTCCCCTCCTCATGCAAATGGCTCTTCGATATCGCCCAACCCGCCCTCAAGGGGATTCACCGATCCGAGTCCGCCAGGGTTTGAGCACAGCTTGCGTACGGCACCTATCGGTGTGGGATTCCCTCCGGTCAAACCTTCGGGTCGTATTCCTTCAGCGGCGGACGACGCGTTTTCCCCTACTGTGCCTGTGTCTCGCAGTCTTTCTAGTGCAGGTGAAATAGGTTCTCTCATCTCTGGATCGGCTACACCTGACGATTACCGCCCGACTCCCCCTGCACCCATTGCACCCCCTAATCTGGGCCCAATCGGACGTCCATCATTTTCAGATGGACAGACATCAGGACTAAACGCTCTCCGCTCCTCATCGCCTCCATCTGACCGAGTTCTAGGTTCAGCTGCTCTTGGAGCTGATGATGAAATTGTTCAACCCCAGCAGCGTAGACCGACAACATCGTGGGACATGCCCACTGCCGCGCCAGGGTCGGGTCGATGGTCTGCTTCCCCGTCCATATGGGGTTCTGGAGATCCGACGCCGGCGTCGGGTTGGGGTGCGCCAGCAGGTATGCCAACAGTCGGAGAAAGGCCAGGTCCGCCACCCGGACTATCGCTTTCCCCTGGTGCGGGAGCGAGCGTTCTCGGTCAGAGACAACCCTCATTCGGGGGGATAGGTTCGTCGTTTGCTGGTGTAGGCGCTGTAGGAAGTGTGATTGGTGGAGGAATGGGTGTTACAGTCGGTAGTGGTCTAGTCCAAGGGCACGTGGGTGGTGGCGGATATTCGCAGGGACTTTTCTCTCctcaacagcaacaacaacaacagctGCAATTACAATTGCAATtacaacaacaacagcagcagcaacagtaG